The genomic segment AATACGAGCAGGTCGCGGATCAGTCTGGGGGGCGGAGCCATGGCGGTCACTCTCCGGGCAAGATCGGTCTCCAGGCCGCCGCGCAGCGCGGGGTTGCTCTGGATAGTACAGCGGATTCAGTCAAAAGACTACTGCCCTCGGGCAAAGACATAGCCGACGCCCGGGGGTACGCTCCATCGGCAGGGGCCGCCTGCGTCCGCCGCCCATCCGCGGCTCCGAGGTGAGCATATGCACCTGCTGTCACATGCGCCCACGGTTCTGTCGCAAGAGGAGATGGCGCAGATCTACGAGGCCGGCCTGCGGGTCTGGGCGCGGGTGCCCTTGCGGGCGCAGGGCCCGGAGGAGTTCATGCAGGCGGCCCGCGACTTCGGCTGCGAGATCACGGGAGATCGCCTCAGCTTCCCCGCCGCCGTGCGAGATCGGGTACTGGAGGAGATCGGCGTCTACCGCCAGGCGCAGTGGCCGCCGCGGCCGGCGGAAGTCAGCCACGACCGGATTGAGAAGATGGCCTCGGGCCAGGCGCTGTACTGCTGCGACCTGGAGACCGAGCAGCTCCGCCCGGCGACCGTGCGCGACCAGGAGCAGCTCTCCTGGATCGTGGACGCTATCCCCGGCCTCGGGCGCTCCCACCCCACGTTCATCCCCCAGGACGTCCCCCCGCAGTGCCGCGACCTGTTCACCTTCGCGATCGTGGCACTCAACAGCGTCCACCCCTGGCGCGTGTCGGTCTACAACGCCGACATGATCCCGTACTTCCTGGAAGTGCAGGCCATCTGCCAGGGCGACCGCGAGCAGGCGCGGGCCCACCCGGTCTTCGCCACCAAGTGCTGGGTCAACACGCCCTTCATGATCACCCGCGAGAACCTCGAGATCGCCATGCGGGCGCGGGAGTTGCTGGGGCAGCCGCTGCAGTTCTCGACCATGCCCGTCGCGGGCATCGCCACGCCGGTGACACTGGCGGGAGCGCTGACGCTCATCACGGCTGAGTGCCTGGCCCTCAACGTGCTGAGCATGGCCGTGGACGGTCGGCTGTGCGGCTGGACGGCCGGGCCGCTCAGCTTCGACATGCGCACCGGCATCCACACCCAGAACAGCCCGGATGTGTCGCTGCTGCGGCTGGGGTCGGCGCAGATGGCTGCCTACGTCTTCGGCGGGCAATGGCGCGGTGTGGGTGGCCCGACGACTTCCTCCAAGCAACCGGACGAACAGGCAGCCATGGAGAAGGCGCTGGACACCATGTGGGCGATCTGCGCCGGAGTACGCAGCTTCGGCTCCCTGGGCACACTGGCCGACGCCGATGTCGGCAGCCTCACCCAGCTCATGGTAGACCTGGAGCTGATGGGCTACTGCGAGCGGCTCGTGGCGGGGATGGCGGTGGACGACCGGCGACTGGCGGAAGATGTGATCGCCGAGGTCGCGCCACGGGGGGCATACTTCCTCAACCAGGACCATACGGCCCGCTACTTCCGCGAGGAGCTGTGGCTGCCGGAGTTGGTGGACCGGCGGGTGCCGATGGCCTGGGCGCAGGACCCGCGTACGATGGTGGACAACGCCCGTGCCAAAGCCCGGCGCCTGGCCGCGACGGCGGAGAACCAGTGCCCCCTGTCGGACGAGCAGCGCCGGCAGATCAGGGCGATCATGGATGAGGCGGCAGCACGATGCTGAACGGACTGGCAGGCGGTCTGACACTCTGCGCACTGCTGGCGTCGCTGTCGGTGGCGGCCGAGTACCGGTGCGACTTCGCCCCGACTGAGGCGGACCCGTGGGAGACCCGACAGGCGGGCGGGGGCCAGACGACGTTCGCGGCCGAGGGCCTGCTGCTCGACCTGCGAGCCCCGCAGGCGGGCAAGGAAGCCTGGGTGCAACTGCGGCCGGCGCTGCGTCTCCCGGTCGTGATCGAGTGGGAGCAGCAGCTCGCCGCCGACTCGCCCCACTGCTATCCGACCGGCGCGCTGCTGCGCGACCTCGCCGGGCACATGCTCAGCGTGGGCATGTCCGGCCAGCCGCAGGAGCACAGGCTGCACGCCGGGGGGCTGCGCTCTGACACGGGCGTCGAGCCGGGGCGCTGGTACGCCTTCCGGCTGGACATAGACAGCGCGCGGCGGGGCAAGCTGGTCGTGCGCGAGGCCGAGGGGACCAAGGAGGTCTGGCAGGCGGCACTTCCGGACACGGGCCTGCGCGGCGCCTTCATCGGGCTCACCCTCTACCACAACCAGCGCCCCGACCAGGGGCCGGACCAGTACGCACAGGACCGTGGCGCCAGTCGCTTGCGCAAGCTCCGCATCACGGCGGGCGCCATCGTGGAGGGGGATGTGAGCCAGTACCGTGACGCTAGCCTGCGTTCGTACGACAGTCATGCACCCACGGCGTACAACCGGGCGATGGTGTGGCTGGGGAAGGACGACGGGGTCGAGGGCACGGTGCTGGCCTACGACCGAGGGTCCGAGCTGCCCCTGACCGGGGAGCGACAGGTGGCGTCGTGGCTGCCCAATCGCGGCTGCACCATGCGTCCGAGCGGTCCCACCACGAGCGTGTTCACTCGCCCCAACGACCTGGACGGGCCCGATGTCGTGGCCCTGCGGTGCCTGCAGTGGTGTGTCCGCCAGCACCCCGTGCTGGAGTACAAGCTGACGCCGCGGGCCGGGGCCTGCTGGCTCAAAGTCTGCCTCGTCGAGACGTGTCTGGGAGACGGGATCGAGGTCTTCCGCAGTGAAGCGACGACGCAGCCGGCGAGCGGTCGGCTCGACCTGCTCGCAGCCCTCACGCAGCATGGCCTCGCCTATCACCAGTTCGGCGAGATCGCGGTGTACGTCTACCAGGAGCGGCCGACCGACCGGGCGCTGCAGGCGGGGGCGGCCGAGGTCGAGCTGCGCCTCACCGGCTCGGGCGCGCTGGTCACGACGCCCCCGCTGGTGCGGACGGAGCAGCAGGCCAGGGCGGGCTTCCCCATCTATGCCCTCGTGACCGGCCCTGACGGGGAACCGCTGCACGGCGAGGCCGTGAAGGTCGAGGCGGTCGTCGGGCAGCGTCGCCTGCCGCTGACGCAACAACCCGGCCGCGCCGTGTTCGCGGCACGTCTGCAGGGCCTGGCCCCCGGCGAGCACGCGGTGCGGCTCGAAGCGACCACCCGTGCCGGCCAGCGCCTCACTCAGCCCCTCTCCGTGGCGGTCGTGCCGGGCGAGTATGTGCGCTCGCGCGCCGGGCGCGTGTCATATGACATCGGTGGCAAGCCCATCCCGACGCTGCTGGGCGACCTGTACGCCTGGGCGCCGATGCTCGATCCGGAGTCGCCGCACCGCCGGCTGATCCTGTCGGCGGAGGAGTGGAGCAAGCTATCGGCCGAGGAGCAGGGCCGGGTCAGGCTGGTGAAGCACCGGTCGCTGACCGAGGCCGAGATCCGGCAGCAGCTTGAGGCCCACGCGGCCAACGGCATCCGCGTCATCCGCCTGGCGCACAATGTCACGCCGCACGAGGCGTGTCTGGACGCCGCGGGGCATGTCGCGATGCCGGGCCTGGAGACGCTGCTCGCCGTGCTGCGGGAGTGCCGCCGCCTGGACCTGAAGGTCCTGCTCAATGTGTTCCACTACCCGTACGGCAGCCCCGGCACCGGGAACTGCGCGCCCTGGCAGCAGTACGTAGAC from the bacterium genome contains:
- a CDS encoding trimethylamine methyltransferase family protein, giving the protein MHLLSHAPTVLSQEEMAQIYEAGLRVWARVPLRAQGPEEFMQAARDFGCEITGDRLSFPAAVRDRVLEEIGVYRQAQWPPRPAEVSHDRIEKMASGQALYCCDLETEQLRPATVRDQEQLSWIVDAIPGLGRSHPTFIPQDVPPQCRDLFTFAIVALNSVHPWRVSVYNADMIPYFLEVQAICQGDREQARAHPVFATKCWVNTPFMITRENLEIAMRARELLGQPLQFSTMPVAGIATPVTLAGALTLITAECLALNVLSMAVDGRLCGWTAGPLSFDMRTGIHTQNSPDVSLLRLGSAQMAAYVFGGQWRGVGGPTTSSKQPDEQAAMEKALDTMWAICAGVRSFGSLGTLADADVGSLTQLMVDLELMGYCERLVAGMAVDDRRLAEDVIAEVAPRGAYFLNQDHTARYFREELWLPELVDRRVPMAWAQDPRTMVDNARAKARRLAATAENQCPLSDEQRRQIRAIMDEAAARC